A genome region from Maridesulfovibrio salexigens DSM 2638 includes the following:
- a CDS encoding flagellar hook assembly protein FlgD has product MSIDAASYYSSFTGSNSTSSTTTGSDNSSLDQVDFLTLLTTQLQYQDPTNPTDNTAMINQMTNYAMLDEDVAQNENLEAIINQLDALASLSTAGLIGEEVMAPGGSFSVEGGEATGVTIDLQDDASEVGINIYDSEGELVDTIYFDNLEEGEIEITGAQIMAEANLENDGEYTALVFATDSDGASVEAYIKSTGTISSIGRDDSNNITLTLDDGREVSIGDVSFIS; this is encoded by the coding sequence ATGAGTATCGACGCTGCCAGCTATTACAGCAGTTTTACCGGGTCAAATTCGACCAGCTCTACAACCACGGGCAGCGATAATTCATCGCTTGATCAGGTTGATTTCCTGACCCTGCTGACAACCCAGCTCCAGTATCAGGATCCCACAAATCCTACAGATAACACGGCAATGATCAATCAAATGACCAATTACGCCATGCTTGATGAGGATGTTGCGCAGAATGAAAATCTGGAGGCCATCATTAATCAGCTTGATGCCCTCGCCAGTTTAAGTACTGCCGGATTGATCGGAGAAGAAGTAATGGCACCTGGTGGTTCATTTTCTGTGGAAGGCGGGGAAGCTACCGGTGTGACAATAGATCTGCAGGATGATGCTTCAGAAGTAGGCATAAATATTTACGATTCCGAAGGTGAGCTCGTAGACACAATCTATTTTGACAATTTGGAAGAGGGTGAAATTGAGATCACCGGTGCGCAAATCATGGCTGAAGCAAATCTTGAAAATGATGGAGAGTATACCGCCCTTGTTTTCGCCACAGATTCTGATGGTGCTTCCGTTGAAGCATACATCAAATCAACAGGAACTATCAGTTCGATTGGGAGGGATGACTCAAACAATATAACCCTGACTTTAGATGATGGTCGGGAAGTTTCGATTGGTGACGTTTCGTTTATTTCCTAA
- a CDS encoding flagellar hook protein FlgE, whose protein sequence is MSLTSSLYTGISGLYVNSFATSVVSNNLANSSTVGFKSSDAIFEDVFYSTLTTGGGLAQVGNGAGVSTINTDYSQGTYQNSSISTNVAINGDGYYMVVDPDTSTTYYTRAGNFDFDKDGFLVDAYGNQVQGWEMENGSASGSLTTIQLDQSQSPPKATSEIALTMNLDSQSVDEAITANPYTSLFELYDGTQNPPLDDSQYSYSTTMTVYDENGSAHDMTYYMDPVDVDADGNIVWEYVAAYEAEDDMRSGSDGLDLNTTSGAGLAMTGTLTFNSEGQMTSMTAFTLNDSAASTATKDPANWELASLSPAGYPEANLNFTGSAEGQNVSFNFGMSSDNATWDTSGGITSLADITAATDYSDLPSFSDYTLETGATTSYSDSSSATYDIAQDGYPTGSLVSVEVDENGILIGNYTNSQSIELFQLGLASFTNESGLKAEGGTLFRATTDSGEAIIGTAGSSGFGSVVSNALEGSNVDLASQMTELIIIQSSYQANSKVVTTADTLLQTAISLKK, encoded by the coding sequence ATGAGTCTTACCAGTTCTTTGTATACCGGAATTTCAGGTCTTTATGTCAACTCTTTTGCCACAAGTGTGGTTTCCAACAACCTCGCCAACTCATCCACTGTGGGTTTTAAAAGTTCGGATGCTATCTTTGAGGATGTCTTCTATTCCACCCTTACTACCGGAGGCGGATTGGCTCAGGTGGGGAACGGCGCAGGGGTTTCAACGATTAATACTGACTACTCCCAAGGTACTTACCAGAACTCAAGCATTTCAACCAATGTCGCCATAAATGGGGACGGATACTATATGGTAGTAGATCCGGATACCAGCACTACATACTATACCCGTGCCGGTAATTTCGATTTCGATAAAGATGGTTTCCTTGTTGATGCCTATGGTAATCAGGTTCAGGGGTGGGAGATGGAAAATGGTTCCGCATCCGGATCATTGACCACTATTCAGCTGGATCAGTCCCAGTCTCCGCCTAAAGCGACATCTGAGATAGCATTAACCATGAACCTTGATTCCCAGAGTGTCGATGAGGCCATCACCGCCAATCCCTATACTTCATTGTTCGAACTTTATGACGGTACCCAGAATCCCCCTCTTGATGATTCTCAGTACAGTTATTCTACCACCATGACCGTTTACGATGAAAACGGTTCCGCTCACGACATGACATATTACATGGATCCTGTGGATGTGGATGCTGATGGCAACATAGTCTGGGAATATGTTGCGGCTTATGAAGCGGAAGATGACATGCGCTCAGGCTCCGATGGTTTGGATCTTAACACTACCAGTGGGGCTGGTTTGGCAATGACCGGTACTTTGACCTTCAATTCCGAAGGCCAGATGACTTCAATGACAGCGTTTACTCTTAATGATTCCGCTGCTTCAACTGCAACCAAGGATCCTGCAAACTGGGAATTGGCTTCACTCAGTCCGGCTGGATATCCTGAAGCGAATCTCAACTTTACCGGAAGCGCAGAAGGGCAGAACGTAAGCTTCAACTTCGGTATGTCCAGCGATAATGCCACTTGGGATACCTCCGGCGGTATTACTTCTCTCGCAGATATTACCGCTGCCACAGACTATTCTGATCTGCCGTCATTTAGCGACTACACGCTTGAGACTGGAGCAACCACCAGCTACAGCGACAGCTCATCAGCCACATATGATATTGCGCAGGATGGATATCCCACAGGGTCACTTGTTTCTGTAGAAGTAGACGAGAACGGGATTCTTATCGGGAACTATACCAACAGCCAGTCTATTGAGCTTTTTCAGCTTGGTCTTGCCAGCTTTACCAACGAGAGCGGACTGAAAGCTGAAGGTGGAACCCTCTTTCGTGCAACTACTGATTCCGGTGAAGCAATTATCGGTACAGCCGGTTCCTCCGGTTTTGGTTCAGTTGTTTCCAATGCGCTTGAGGGGTCCAATGTAGATCTTGCCTCCCAGATGACCGAACTGATCATTATCCAGTCTTCGTATCAGGCTAATAGTAAAGTGGTGACTACCGCTGACACACTGCTGCAAACGGCAATCTCTTTGAAAAAGTAG
- a CDS encoding flagellin produces the protein MSLVINNNTVANATARHLNDAYSALSSSTEKMSSGLRINSAADDAAGLAVRELMRSDISTLQQGVRNANDGISMIQTADGALGVVDEKLIRMKELAEQAATGTYTSDQRALIDQEYQAMASEITRIASATDFNGIHLLNGNVSGDNAVTIHFGTGNDSAEDKYDIEIGTCTASALGIGNQSAENAGYTVSTQEAAQASLEALDNAIISKDKIRANLGALENRLEATISNLEIQGENLQAAESQISDVDVATEMTNYSKQQIITQSAVSMLAQANSLPQMALSLIG, from the coding sequence ATGTCATTAGTAATCAATAACAATACCGTTGCAAATGCTACCGCTCGTCATCTTAATGATGCATACAGCGCTCTCAGTTCTTCTACTGAAAAGATGTCTTCCGGTTTGCGCATCAACTCTGCGGCAGATGATGCAGCGGGTCTTGCTGTCCGCGAACTCATGCGTTCGGATATCTCAACTCTGCAGCAGGGTGTGCGAAATGCCAATGACGGTATTTCAATGATCCAGACTGCAGACGGTGCGCTCGGCGTTGTGGATGAAAAGCTTATCCGCATGAAGGAATTGGCGGAACAGGCTGCAACCGGTACTTACACCTCGGACCAGCGGGCTCTGATTGATCAGGAATATCAGGCAATGGCATCGGAAATCACCCGAATCGCCAGTGCTACTGACTTTAACGGTATTCACCTGCTCAATGGTAATGTCTCCGGCGACAATGCTGTAACCATCCACTTTGGAACCGGTAACGACAGCGCCGAAGATAAGTATGATATTGAGATCGGAACCTGCACCGCCTCAGCTCTCGGTATCGGTAACCAGAGTGCTGAAAATGCCGGCTACACCGTATCCACTCAGGAAGCCGCTCAGGCTTCACTTGAAGCCCTTGATAACGCGATTATCTCCAAGGATAAGATCAGGGCAAACCTCGGTGCTCTCGAAAACAGGCTTGAGGCAACTATTTCCAACCTTGAGATTCAGGGTGAAAACCTGCAGGCCGCAGAATCCCAGATTTCAGACGTGGATGTCGCAACCGAGATGACCAACTATTCCAAGCAGCAGATCATCACCCAGTCTGCGGTTTCAATGCTTGCACAGGCAAACTCCCTGCCTCAGATGGCTCTGTCACTCATCGGCTAG
- a CDS encoding tRNA-binding protein, with product MNTISWSDFEKVEIRVGKIVEARVFEEARVPAYILHIDFGPEIGMRKSSAQITKLYSAEDLPGKLVVGVVNFPKKQIGPLMSECLVTGFHDENGDVALCVPDKKVPLGAKLC from the coding sequence ATGAATACAATTAGTTGGAGTGATTTTGAAAAGGTAGAGATCAGGGTCGGAAAGATTGTTGAGGCCCGTGTTTTTGAAGAAGCGCGCGTACCTGCATACATTCTGCATATAGATTTCGGGCCAGAAATAGGCATGCGTAAATCAAGTGCCCAGATCACCAAGCTTTATAGTGCGGAAGATTTACCCGGTAAACTCGTTGTTGGTGTCGTTAACTTTCCGAAGAAGCAGATCGGCCCGCTCATGTCTGAGTGTCTAGTGACCGGATTTCATGATGAAAATGGAGATGTGGCGCTATGTGTGCCGGACAAGAAAGTGCCACTCGGCGCTAAGCTTTGTTAG
- a CDS encoding helix-turn-helix domain-containing protein has product MAIDDKLIYSSPVEGLEVLSCSSGREFKSHLHDGYVLWLNSESGEKYCLNGCSDILQPGSISIIEPETVHSNSPCCTERRHLRSFYFSEKFVRSLNYKLLGDENVPSPFRNILLENKQLWQNLSVLHHKLLSPVETLETDEAILSVLSGLYRHAGDGTIRPGSEDRRVSMIVDYLHAHAERNLSLAELADLAGCTEFHLIRIFRSHKGMTPHSFLIQLRLEKARAMIATNSPIADTAALCGFSDQSHLTRLFKIRYGLTPRQYQKASGGPPGSKEPFGKGVSGLS; this is encoded by the coding sequence ATGGCAATAGATGATAAGTTGATTTATTCTTCGCCCGTAGAAGGGCTGGAAGTTCTTTCGTGCAGCAGTGGCAGGGAATTTAAAAGCCATCTGCATGATGGTTATGTGCTCTGGCTTAATTCCGAATCCGGTGAGAAGTATTGTCTCAATGGATGTTCTGATATTCTTCAGCCCGGTTCCATCAGTATTATCGAGCCGGAGACAGTCCATTCCAACAGTCCCTGCTGTACCGAACGCAGACACCTGCGCAGTTTTTATTTTTCTGAAAAGTTTGTCCGTTCACTTAACTATAAATTACTGGGCGATGAAAACGTTCCTTCTCCATTTCGCAATATTCTTCTTGAAAATAAGCAACTCTGGCAGAATTTATCCGTTTTGCATCACAAATTGCTCAGCCCTGTAGAAACACTGGAAACTGATGAAGCCATCCTTTCCGTGCTTTCCGGGTTGTACCGTCATGCCGGAGACGGGACAATCAGGCCCGGAAGTGAAGATAGAAGGGTCTCCATGATAGTTGATTATCTGCATGCCCACGCTGAGCGCAATTTAAGCCTTGCCGAGCTTGCCGATCTAGCCGGATGTACTGAGTTTCACTTGATCCGTATTTTTCGCAGTCACAAGGGCATGACGCCGCACTCTTTCCTGATCCAATTGCGGCTGGAGAAGGCCCGCGCCATGATTGCCACTAATTCTCCCATTGCCGATACAGCTGCACTGTGCGGTTTTTCTGATCAAAGTCACCTGACCCGTCTTTTCAAGATCAGGTACGGACTTACTCCCCGTCAGTATCAGAAGGCCTCCGGCGGCCCTCCTGGGTCCAAAGAACCCTTTGGAAAAGGGGTCTCTGGACTCTCCTAA
- a CDS encoding RNA polymerase sigma factor, with protein MNTYIEQKYEYISEKEMSCFFNENINFIKNVVSKFIFSKYVGANKNDVDEVCQEVAVKIIKNDYIAKYSSEKSSINTWLYIISRSVAVDYMRKNNRIYINVDDLDQISEPENEKIDFNFPEDILSKRQKEVVRMIFWGDLKAVEVAEQLGITSRTVRCIKHQAIQKLRRHFSAASERRVVS; from the coding sequence ATGAATACTTACATTGAACAAAAATACGAATATATTTCTGAAAAAGAAATGAGTTGTTTTTTTAATGAGAATATTAATTTTATTAAAAACGTAGTCAGTAAATTTATATTCTCAAAGTATGTAGGTGCTAATAAAAATGATGTTGATGAAGTATGTCAGGAAGTAGCAGTTAAGATAATAAAAAATGATTACATAGCTAAATATTCATCTGAAAAAAGCTCCATAAATACTTGGTTGTATATCATAAGTCGCTCCGTTGCAGTTGATTATATGAGAAAAAATAATCGTATATATATTAATGTAGATGATCTTGATCAAATTTCAGAACCTGAAAATGAAAAAATAGATTTCAATTTTCCCGAAGATATTTTGTCCAAGAGACAAAAAGAGGTCGTAAGGATGATTTTCTGGGGAGATTTAAAGGCTGTGGAAGTAGCGGAACAGTTGGGCATTACTTCCCGTACAGTCCGCTGCATCAAGCATCAGGCAATTCAGAAACTTCGCCGCCACTTTTCAGCGGCCAGCGAGAGGAGGGTCGTATCATGA
- a CDS encoding MBL fold metallo-hydrolase, with the protein MKKTLLYIFALLAAAGISIGVPACSKMGQAPSIEESTMFEKVPNFQNGIFLNENPVNMTVEGFTFAKAMNFFFDLSRTPDQKLPYIHLTKESFSTTPEELQIAWLGHSSMILDIDGVRLLIDPVFNNASPVPFTVNRFQPSPIERNELPEVDAVIISHDHYDHLEMNTIKQLAPKVKLFIVPLGVGSHLRKWGCKPEQIVELNWYESITIRDVEIISAPTQHFSGRGLSDRNKTLWTSYIFKGEHHRAYYSGDGGYDGRFKEIGKQYGPFDLTMIEAGAYDKGWKNVHMMPEESVQAHIELGGKYMLPVHWGAYDLAFHKWDEPIRRVSNLAAEQGINLLTPQMGELCMPGQSTHTAWWEPAKKHELAVAPQ; encoded by the coding sequence ATGAAAAAGACACTACTTTATATATTCGCATTGCTGGCAGCAGCCGGGATCTCCATCGGGGTCCCGGCCTGCTCCAAGATGGGGCAGGCCCCGTCTATTGAGGAAAGCACCATGTTTGAAAAAGTCCCCAATTTCCAAAACGGAATATTTCTCAACGAAAATCCGGTCAATATGACTGTGGAGGGATTCACCTTTGCCAAAGCAATGAATTTCTTCTTTGACCTCAGCCGCACACCGGACCAAAAGCTTCCATACATCCACCTGACCAAAGAATCCTTCTCTACCACTCCGGAAGAATTACAGATAGCATGGCTGGGCCATTCTTCCATGATCCTCGATATTGACGGAGTTCGGCTGCTCATTGATCCTGTTTTCAACAATGCATCCCCGGTGCCTTTCACTGTTAACCGCTTTCAGCCTTCCCCTATCGAGCGCAATGAGCTTCCCGAAGTAGATGCGGTGATCATTTCCCACGACCATTACGATCACCTTGAGATGAACACCATCAAGCAGTTAGCGCCAAAAGTTAAACTTTTCATTGTGCCCCTTGGAGTTGGTTCCCACCTGCGCAAATGGGGCTGCAAGCCGGAACAGATTGTTGAACTCAACTGGTATGAGTCCATCACAATCCGTGACGTTGAAATAATTTCCGCACCCACCCAGCACTTCTCCGGTCGCGGTCTGAGTGACAGGAACAAGACCCTCTGGACTTCATATATATTCAAAGGTGAGCACCACAGAGCTTACTACTCCGGTGACGGAGGGTATGATGGTCGATTCAAGGAAATCGGCAAGCAATACGGTCCGTTTGACCTGACCATGATTGAGGCGGGAGCTTATGACAAAGGCTGGAAAAACGTTCATATGATGCCCGAAGAATCTGTGCAGGCACATATAGAACTTGGTGGGAAATACATGCTGCCCGTGCATTGGGGAGCATATGACCTTGCTTTTCACAAGTGGGATGAGCCTATCCGCAGAGTGTCCAACCTTGCAGCAGAACAGGGAATTAATCTGCTGACCCCGCAAATGGGGGAACTATGCATGCCCGGACAAAGCACCCACACTGCATGGTGGGAACCTGCCAAGAAGCATGAATTGGCTGTTGCACCACAATAG
- the flgL gene encoding flagellar hook-associated protein FlgL codes for MRVSTSQIYDQSITNVSRSLADYMNVSNQVATQKKINAPSDDPAGMGNVVNLRSYDQTLEDYYNNTQYAMSLLGSADGLLSEASEIMISVKEQAEQGATGTYTAEQQQAMAVNMMGYQDSLLAIANSEIGDDYLFSGESTDTAPYEYVPGVTVTGDSPAKSDFAAFTGELDDPVIVEFTSDGTIGADSVDYRYSLDGGSTWLTGTMDGTAIPPDTTMELGDVSVEMNAGTAVTAYDSDGKTGGQFVVRNSLQYNGSDEAMAVGISESTELDVNSVGSDIFGGVNPDTGEPFSEPNMFEAISDSIAYMWIGDEEATATTIETIDNGYNRMLIETSNVGAREEKADFTGQSLSLTRERVASAISDEEDADSTALTIELSRSEYIYNAVLSSTSEVISMSIMNYL; via the coding sequence ATGAGAGTCAGCACATCACAGATATATGATCAGAGCATAACCAATGTCAGTAGGTCATTGGCTGATTACATGAATGTTTCCAATCAGGTCGCCACTCAGAAGAAGATAAATGCTCCGTCTGATGATCCGGCAGGCATGGGCAATGTGGTTAACCTGCGCAGCTATGACCAGACCCTTGAAGATTACTATAACAACACCCAGTACGCTATGAGCTTGCTGGGCAGTGCGGACGGCCTGCTCAGTGAGGCCAGCGAGATAATGATTTCCGTCAAGGAACAGGCCGAGCAGGGGGCCACCGGAACTTATACGGCCGAGCAACAGCAGGCTATGGCTGTAAATATGATGGGCTATCAGGATTCTCTGCTTGCTATTGCCAACTCCGAAATTGGCGATGACTACCTTTTCTCCGGTGAATCAACGGACACGGCTCCATATGAATATGTCCCCGGAGTGACTGTTACCGGAGATTCTCCGGCCAAAAGTGATTTTGCGGCATTTACGGGTGAACTTGATGATCCGGTAATCGTGGAGTTCACCTCGGACGGAACCATCGGCGCGGACTCTGTTGATTATCGCTATTCCCTTGATGGCGGGAGCACGTGGCTTACCGGAACGATGGACGGCACGGCTATTCCCCCGGATACGACTATGGAACTGGGAGATGTTTCCGTAGAAATGAACGCAGGTACGGCGGTTACAGCTTATGACTCTGATGGTAAGACTGGCGGTCAGTTCGTAGTCCGTAATTCACTGCAATATAACGGGTCTGATGAGGCTATGGCTGTGGGGATTTCAGAAAGTACCGAGCTGGATGTCAATTCTGTGGGCAGCGATATCTTCGGCGGCGTGAACCCGGATACCGGAGAACCATTTTCTGAGCCCAACATGTTTGAAGCCATAAGTGATTCCATTGCCTACATGTGGATAGGTGATGAAGAGGCTACGGCAACCACCATTGAAACCATCGATAACGGCTACAACCGGATGTTGATCGAAACATCCAATGTGGGGGCTAGGGAGGAGAAGGCTGACTTCACCGGACAAAGCTTGAGCCTGACCCGTGAACGTGTTGCATCTGCCATCAGCGACGAGGAGGATGCTGACAGCACTGCATTGACCATTGAACTGAGTCGTTCGGAATACATTTATAATGCCGTGCTCAGTTCAACCTCTGAAGTAATCAGCATGTCGATCATGAACTATCTGTAG
- the flgK gene encoding flagellar hook-associated protein FlgK, with product MSLTNTLSIGQRALANAQVSINTTSNNIANSETEGYQRADAVYDSLGNINSYGNSLGTGADIVAIRANWDRFIEKQFLIALGSLSCSEAQLGYLSQMDSVFNQSEEQGLAAAQDEFLSAWNGLSTYPDSLAEREDLLGEAESLLYGLNSSYSELRDMSASVESEIVDQVNTANELIDSIGLLNEQISANPDNYELVASRDQAIRELDELIGVEVLSYEDGSTKIYTETGHPLVEGEETHHLAVAYDDDTSKTGLFWENGSGGLVDITPMSDESGDAVSGRITGGSIAGLFITRDEHIQPTLDRLDEYAAALIWETNRAHSQGAGLEPHTAVEGTYGVEDQTAALSDSGLDFEDRITSGEFTIHTYDADGNPEASITISIDPSTDSLDDIVSNINASLGGSLTASVNADGELAIEAVGDSSFEFGEDSSGFLAAAGINTFFEGSSAGDIAVNNYVASNPSHLNAGEVGSDGTVASGSNSTAQSINDLLSRDVSIGEGANATSATLTEYLSAIVSDVGAAASTMETRVTCDTAAAQIYAEQQESVSGVNVDEELVNLTRHQQQYEAACQIISVTRDMIDTVLGIV from the coding sequence ATGAGTTTAACAAATACGTTGTCTATAGGTCAGAGGGCTCTTGCGAATGCTCAGGTTTCAATAAACACCACCAGTAACAATATAGCCAATTCCGAAACTGAAGGTTATCAGCGTGCCGATGCTGTCTATGATAGTTTAGGTAATATAAATTCTTATGGGAACAGTTTAGGAACCGGTGCTGATATTGTGGCGATACGGGCGAACTGGGACCGCTTTATCGAAAAGCAGTTCCTAATTGCCCTTGGTTCTTTGTCCTGTAGCGAAGCACAGTTGGGATACCTTTCTCAGATGGATTCTGTCTTCAATCAGAGCGAAGAACAGGGGCTTGCCGCAGCGCAGGATGAATTCTTGAGTGCTTGGAACGGCCTTTCCACCTACCCGGATTCCCTTGCAGAACGTGAAGACCTGCTCGGGGAAGCCGAATCTCTTCTGTATGGTCTAAATTCATCTTATTCCGAACTTCGAGATATGTCTGCCAGCGTGGAGTCTGAGATTGTCGATCAGGTTAATACTGCTAATGAATTGATAGATTCTATCGGGTTACTCAACGAGCAGATTTCAGCCAATCCGGATAACTACGAACTTGTAGCCAGCCGGGATCAGGCCATCCGTGAACTGGATGAACTGATCGGGGTGGAAGTGCTCAGTTATGAAGACGGATCTACCAAGATTTATACTGAGACCGGACACCCGCTGGTAGAGGGGGAGGAAACCCATCACCTTGCAGTTGCATACGATGATGATACTTCCAAGACCGGATTGTTCTGGGAAAACGGTTCCGGCGGTCTGGTGGATATAACACCCATGAGTGACGAGAGCGGAGACGCTGTTTCCGGGCGTATCACCGGAGGCTCAATTGCCGGATTGTTTATTACCCGTGATGAACATATCCAGCCTACTCTGGATAGACTCGATGAGTATGCCGCAGCACTAATATGGGAAACAAACCGTGCTCATTCTCAGGGCGCAGGACTGGAGCCGCATACAGCTGTGGAAGGTACTTACGGTGTTGAAGACCAGACTGCAGCACTTTCCGACAGCGGGCTGGACTTCGAAGATCGAATCACTTCCGGAGAATTCACAATCCATACTTATGATGCGGACGGCAATCCTGAAGCAAGCATAACAATCAGTATTGATCCTTCAACTGATTCTCTAGACGATATTGTCAGTAATATTAATGCTTCGCTAGGAGGGAGTCTTACTGCTTCCGTGAATGCAGATGGTGAATTGGCAATTGAAGCAGTGGGCGATTCATCTTTTGAATTTGGTGAGGATAGCTCCGGTTTTCTGGCTGCTGCGGGGATCAATACTTTTTTCGAGGGCAGCTCAGCCGGAGATATTGCGGTTAATAATTATGTTGCCTCCAACCCCTCGCACCTCAATGCCGGAGAAGTCGGTTCTGACGGAACAGTCGCTTCGGGAAGTAATTCCACAGCCCAGTCCATAAACGATTTGCTCAGCAGAGACGTATCAATAGGTGAGGGGGCGAATGCAACATCGGCTACGTTGACGGAATATCTGTCAGCTATTGTCTCTGATGTGGGAGCGGCTGCTTCCACCATGGAAACTCGGGTAACATGTGATACCGCGGCAGCCCAGATTTATGCCGAACAGCAGGAATCGGTCAGTGGCGTAAATGTCGATGAAGAGCTTGTTAATTTAACTAGACACCAGCAGCAATACGAGGCTGCCTGCCAGATTATTTCAGTTACTCGCGACATGATCGATACCGTTTTGGGTATTGTTTAG
- the fliD gene encoding flagellar filament capping protein FliD: MAVASVSTGSYQSTSTSGGFTINGLGDGTDWTDLIEASVEAESYELEKYQEDLEEAEAVSELLEALNEEILTLSGILQGIDEMDEFLAYSVSTTGDGEVQASIEDGATEDSYNLVVNQLAQKDVWISEDMSITSSDQSIISSNSSITLSYAGEEITMDVTAGTTAQELVDQINSDPDFDNKITASLISDGSNYYIKFSGEDTGADNAVVLTDLSAIDGYNASSFTNTQTAQNAQMKVDGFPSGSGNWIERPSNTVDDVIDNMTLTLNAVTDESGINVGVSYDTDAMIETIETFVSEVNQLLYDLLDVTGELADEDDDGSTVYIKDATLGLVYDSVKDALTSAGLGFLYYDSETGKGDMYASLSAIGITTDSTEGSSTFGQLEIDYDELEDALAADPEAVAMLFAANGEAETDSSDMRVLSTISGLTSAGDYDVEYTVSGGVITAATINGVDMTISGNTLLATRDSDANGLYLEVSDLTDGTYSSTVTVKQGKCGQLADLCSALTDVSTGSIPLLAASYDDLTSKLEGDIYAEEARLDTYRTRLEEKYSALDTMLAYYSGVESQLETTLASLDSS; the protein is encoded by the coding sequence ATGGCAGTAGCATCAGTATCAACAGGCTCTTACCAGTCTACCTCAACTTCGGGCGGTTTCACCATTAATGGACTTGGTGATGGAACAGATTGGACCGATCTCATTGAAGCCTCCGTTGAGGCGGAAAGTTATGAACTGGAGAAGTATCAGGAAGATTTGGAAGAGGCGGAGGCTGTCTCGGAGCTTCTAGAAGCCTTGAATGAAGAAATCCTTACGTTATCCGGTATATTGCAGGGAATAGACGAAATGGATGAATTTCTGGCCTATTCCGTTTCCACTACCGGAGATGGAGAAGTTCAGGCTTCAATTGAAGACGGGGCTACCGAGGATTCGTATAATCTGGTCGTGAACCAGTTGGCGCAAAAGGATGTTTGGATTTCAGAAGACATGTCCATTACTTCCTCTGACCAATCTATCATTTCGTCCAACTCATCAATCACCCTGTCCTATGCCGGGGAAGAGATTACTATGGACGTAACCGCCGGAACAACAGCTCAGGAACTGGTGGACCAGATTAATAGTGACCCGGATTTTGATAACAAGATTACCGCTTCTTTGATCAGCGACGGCAGTAATTATTATATCAAATTCAGCGGAGAGGATACCGGGGCGGATAACGCGGTTGTACTGACCGACTTGAGCGCTATTGACGGCTACAATGCGAGTTCTTTCACCAACACTCAGACCGCTCAGAATGCGCAGATGAAGGTGGATGGCTTCCCGTCAGGTTCCGGCAATTGGATCGAGCGCCCGTCCAACACCGTTGATGATGTTATCGACAACATGACTCTGACCCTTAACGCGGTTACTGATGAATCAGGCATAAACGTAGGTGTTTCATACGATACAGATGCCATGATTGAAACAATCGAGACATTTGTTTCAGAGGTAAATCAGCTTCTCTACGACCTGCTGGATGTAACCGGAGAATTGGCGGATGAAGATGATGACGGCAGCACGGTTTATATCAAGGATGCAACTCTCGGTTTGGTCTATGATTCGGTAAAGGATGCTCTGACTTCAGCAGGATTGGGGTTTCTTTATTATGACAGCGAAACCGGGAAAGGGGATATGTATGCCTCTCTTTCAGCTATCGGCATTACCACTGACAGTACTGAAGGTTCATCCACTTTCGGACAGTTGGAAATAGATTACGATGAACTTGAAGATGCGTTGGCTGCGGACCCCGAAGCAGTCGCTATGTTGTTTGCGGCAAATGGAGAAGCGGAAACTGACAGCTCCGATATGCGGGTTCTTTCGACAATTTCCGGTTTAACTTCGGCCGGGGATTACGATGTTGAATACACGGTTTCAGGCGGGGTAATCACTGCCGCTACAATTAACGGTGTGGATATGACCATCAGCGGCAATACCCTGCTGGCAACAAGGGATAGCGATGCTAACGGTCTGTACTTGGAGGTTTCGGATTTGACGGACGGCACATATTCCAGCACAGTTACTGTAAAGCAGGGCAAATGCGGACAGCTGGCAGATCTCTGTTCGGCGTTAACCGATGTCTCTACCGGGAGCATTCCCCTGCTGGCTGCAAGCTATGATGACCTGACCTCCAAGCTTGAAGGTGATATTTACGCTGAAGAAGCAAGACTTGATACTTACCGGACAAGGTTAGAAGAAAAGTATTCCGCTCTGGATACCATGCTTGCCTATTATTCAGGGGTAGAGAGCCAGCTTGAAACAACTCTGGCTTCCCTTGATTCCAGTTAA